The nucleotide sequence TGCTGCACGGGTATTGCGGGTCGGTGCACTGGTTCGACAGGCTCACCGTCGGCCTGGCCGCGCGGCATCGGGTGATCCGGGTGGATCTGCTGGGACACGGGTGCACCGGTGGTTCTTCGGGTTTCGACGCGGCGTCGCAGGCGCGTATGGTGGCCGCCGTGCTCGACTCGCTGGATGTCGAGGACGTCCTGGTCGCCGGTCACTCCTTCGGTGCGGACGTCGCGGTGGCGCTGGCCGCGATCTCCCCGCGAGTCGGTTCGCTGGTGCTCATCGGACAGGCGCCGGACTACAGCTACGCGTCCTTCCCACCGGGCAGTGCGGTGTTGCTGCCGATGGTCAGCGCCCTGGTGCGGCGGGTCGCCGACCGGAGATGGGTGCGGTTCGCTTCCCGGTTCCGCCGAGGCGGCTGGTTCGACGATCCCTCGCAGGACTTGGCCGATCACGCCGTCACCGCGCCGGCGATGGCCCGGGTGGTTCTCGTGGACCGGGCGAGAGTGCTGGCCGCTCGTCCGCTGGACGAGCAGCTGGCGGCTTTGGCGTTGCCGTGCTTGGTGATTCTTGGGCGACGGGACCGTTTTTACGACTGTGACAAGACTTTCGCGCGGTACTCGGCGGTCGGGGCCCGCGTGGAGGTCGTGGAGGACGCCGGGCACTCGCCGTTCTTGGAGCGGCCGGGCGAGGTCGCTCGGTTGCTTCGGGACTTCCGGGCTCGTGAGTGGTAAGGACGGTTCTAACCGTCCTTACCACTCACGAGGCCGACCTCAAGACCAGCGCGCGCCGGCGTCCCCGATCGCCTGATCCAGTACGGCCAGCCCTTCCGACAGTTCGTCCTCGGTCGCGGTCAGCGGGGGAGCGATCCGGAACACCCCGCCCATTCCCGGCAACTGCACGATGTTCATGTGCAGCCCCAGTTCGAGGCACCGCCGGGTGACCAGCGCGCCGAGTTCGTCGGAGCTGTGCTTGGTGGCCCGGTCCACGACGAGTTCCACGCCGACCAGCAGGCCCCGCCCACGGATGTCGCCGACGACGGGATGACGGGCGGCGAGGTCGTCGAGGCCGCGGCGGAGGAAGGCGCCCAGTTCGGTGGCGCGTTCGTCGAGCCGGTCGCGGGTGAGGACGTCGAGGACGGTGTTCCCGACGGCCGCCACCAGCGGGTCCGCCACGTGCGTGGTGAAGAACAGGTAGCCGCGGTCATGCGCCTCCTGCTCGATTTCGGCGCTCGTGATCACCGCCGCGAGCGGGAGGCCGGCGCCCAGCGTCTTGGACAGGGTGAGGATGTCGGGGACGACACCGTCGCGTTCGAAGGCGTACCAGTTTCCCGTGCGGCACAAGCCGGTCTGCGCCTCGTCGAGGATCAGCAGCATCCCGCGTTCGCGGCACTTCTCTTGCAGGGCGGCGAAATAACCCACAGGCGGCTCGATGATCCCGCCCGAGCTGAGGATCGGCTCGACGATGCAGGCCGCGAGGCTGCCGACGGACTGGGCGTCGATCATCTCGAACCCGAAGTCGAGTTGTCGTTTCCAGTCCAGTTCCCCTTCCGGAGTAAGGAAATCCGGTCGATAGGCGTTCGGCGCGGGGATGGCGAAGTTGCCGGGCGCGGTCGGGCCGTAGCCCTTGCGGCCCGCGCTGTAGGTCGCGTTCGCCGCCGCTTGCGTCATCCCGTGCCACGACCGGGCGAATGACACGATCTCGTGTTTCCCGGTGACGAGTTTCGCCATCCGGATCGCGGCCTCGTTCGACTCCGCACCGGTGGTCAGCAGCAGCGCCTTTTCCAGCGGTGACGGCAAAGTCTCGGCCAGCCGTCGCGCGAGGTCGACGACGGGGCGGCTCAGCATCCCGCTGAACAGGTGGTCGAGCGAGCCGATCTGCCGTCGGACGGTCTCGACGATCTCGGGATGCGAATGCCCGAGGATCGCGCTCATCTGCCCGGAGGTGAAGTCGAGGATCCGCCGCCCGGATTCGGTGAACAGGTAGCTCCCGGCGGCGTGGTCGATGATCTCGCGGGTGAAATCGCCGGCCCCGGCGTAGCGCACGAGGTGCCGGTCGGCGTCGGCCCAGAAACGGTCGGTGGAGGACAGGTCGGTGATCGGAGCAGCCATGCCCCGACGGTAAGCCGCCTCCGAGCGACACGTCCATCTCACGATTCCGGCTGTGCTGTTCGGCTGATTCGTACAACAATGGCGTTCATGCTCAACCCCTGGAGGCTCGGCCTGCTGAGCAGGCTGGACACGCTCGGCACCGTCCGCGCGGTCGCCAAAGCGGCCAACCTGAGCCCGTCGAGCGTGTCCCAGCAGCTCGCGGTCCTCGAAGCCGAGACGCGGACGCGGCTGCTGGAGCGCACCGGCCGCCGCGTCCGGCTGACCCCGGCCGGGCGGATGCTGGCCCGCCGCGCGAGGGAGATTCTCGACCACATGGACACCGTCGAGGCCGAATTACGCGGTCTCGGTGAGGGACCGGCCGGGCTCGTCCGCCTCGGCGCCTTCCAGAGTTCGATCCACACCATCGCCGTCCCCGCGGTGAACCGGCTGACCCGCTCGCATCCGCGCCTGCAGATCGAACTGCTCGAACTCGAACCGCACGTCAGCATGCCCGCGCTCCGCGTCGGTGACGCCGACGTCATCATCACCACCACGGACTTCGTCGAACAGCCGCTGGGACCCGACGTCGAACTCGTGCCGCTCGCGACGGATCCGATCGTGCTCGTCGTCCCGACCGGGCATCCGGCGGCGGGCCGCGGGCCCGCCGACCTCGCCGCCTACGCGAGCGAGCCCTGGGCGTTCGACGTCCCGCAGTCGTACATGGCGAACCTCGCCACCCGGCTCTGCCGCGAAGCCGGGTTCGAGCCGCGCGTGATCGCCCGGTTCAGCAACTACATGATGACCTTGCAGCACGTCGAGGCCGGGCTTTCGATCGCGCTCCTGCCCGGCCTCGCCGTCGACCGGCGTTACCGCGTCGCGACCCGTGAGCTCGCGACGCCGGTCGACCGCTCCATCACCGCGGCGATCAGGCGCGGGTCCGCGCCGCGCGCCGCTGTCGACCTGGTTCTCGAGGCGATCCGGAGTCATCCGGAACTGCCGCTGTGAACCCGTGCCGCCGCGCCACGAGCACCACGGCCAGCGTCGGCACGAGCAGCACCAGGACACTCCAGGGGAACGACTCCGCGCCGAAGCCGTCGAGGAGGACGCCGCCGGCGATCCCGCCGCCCGCCATCGCGGCGTTCCACAGGGTGACCAGCATGGCCTGCGCGATGTCCGCCGCACCGCCCTTGTCGCCCGCCTGCGCGGCGGCGGTCTGCAGCAGCGTCGGGATCCCGCCCCAGCCGAGCCCCCACAGGGTCACCGCGACATAGACCAGCGCCGGATTATCGCCCAGCAGCGCCAAAATCGTCGCTCCGGCCGCAACGAGAAGGGTGCCCGCGACGGTCAGCGGGCGCAGCCGCCGGTCGATGAAGAGACCGACGAACCAGATGCTGACCATCGACGCCAGCCCGAACACCAGCAGGATCCGATCGACCGAGCCGCCCATCGACACGTGTTCGAGGAAGGTGGCGATGTAGGTGTAGAGGATGTTGTGCGCAAGGACGAACGTCAGCGTCACGAACAGGACCGCGGCCACGCCCGGGACGGCGAGGGTCCTGCGCACCGGGAGCCTGCCGCCCCGGTCCTGCCCCGGGAAGTCGGGCACGGCCAGCGTGATCCAGCCGAGCAGGGCGAGCGCGAGCACCGACATGAGAGAGAACGTCACCTGCCAGCCGAAGAGGCCTCCGAGGAAGGTGCCGGCCGGGATGCCGAGCGAGAGCGCGAGCGGGATACCGGTCATCACGACGGCGATCGCCTTGCCCCGCACCGGTTCCGGCGCCAGCCGCCGGGCGTAACCGGCGAGCAGCGCCCAGACCACGCCCGCCGCGATCCCGGCGACGAACCGCGCGCCGAGGGTCAGGGGATAGTTCGTCGACAGCGCCGTGACCGTGTTGGCGACGGCGAACCCGGCCACTCCGGTCAGGAGCAGGCGTTTGCGGCGCCAGCCCGCGGTCGCGGCCGACAGGGGGATCGCGGTCAGCGCGGTACCGATCGCGTACACGGTCACCAGTTGCCCGGTCGCCGCTTCGCTGACGCCGAGCCCGGCGCTCATCGCGGGCAGCACCCCCGCGGGCAGGGCTTCGGTGAGGACGGTGACGAACGCCGCCGTGGTCAGCGCGAGCAGCGCGCCGAGTGGGAGTTTCGCAGTCATGCTCCGTATGCTCGAACCATCACATAGATGTGAAGGTCAAGTCGGCCGGGGTGAGGTGGCGCACATGCGGATCGGGGAATTGGCGGAGCGGACGGGCACGTCGCGCCGTCTGCTGCGGTACTACGAGGAGCAGGGTCTCATCGTCTCGGAGCGGCTGCCCAACGGCTACCGCGACTACGCCGAGCCCTCGGTCGACCGGGTCATCCAGGTCCGCGGACTGCTCGACGCCGGGCTGCCGACCAGGATCATCAAGCAGATCCTGCCATGCCTGGACAAACCCCGGCAGATCTACTTCCCGGACGCGACCCCGGAAATGCTCGGAACCCTGGAGGCCGAACGCGACCGGATGACCCGGCGCGCCGAATGCCTGCTCCGCAACCGGGACGCCATCACCGAGTACCTCGACGCGGTCCGCGCCTACGACCCGGCTTCCTGAGCCGGAGGGACTTTCCTCGCACGGCCTTGACAGGGTGAGAAAGCGCTTTCAGGATGTGGGCAGGAAAGCGCTTTCAAAGGAGAACGGATGACCACGCGGAAACTCGGCGTCGTGATGAACGGCGTCACCGGGCGGATGGGCTATCGGCAGCACCTGGTGCGCTCGGTCCTGGCGATCAGGGAGGCCGGCGGGGTCGAGCTGGCCGACGGTTCGCGGGTCCAGCTGGAGCCGGTCCTGGTGGGGCGCAATGCGGACAAGCTCGAAGAGATCGCCACCCGGCACGGCCTGACCCGCTGGACCACCGACCTCGACGCCGCGCTCGGCGACGACGACCTCCCGCTGTACTTCGACGCACAGCTGACCGCGGTCCGCGAGAAGTCGATCGTCCGGGCCATCGACGCCGGCAAGCACATCTACACCGAGAAGCCGGTGGCCGAGTCGGTCGAAGGGGCGCTCGCCCTGGCACGGCACGCCGAGGCGGCCGGGGTCAAGAACGGCGTCGTCCACGACAAGCTCTACCTGCCCGGCCTGCTCAAGCTGAAGCGCCTGATGGACAGCGGCTTCTTCGGCCAGGTGCTGTCCGTGCGCGGCGAGTTCGGCTACTGGGTGTTCGAGGGCGACTGGCAGTCGGCGCAGCGTCCCAGCTGGAACTACCGCGCCGAAGACGGCGGCGGCATCGTCGTCGACATGTTCTGTCACTGGAACTACGTGCTGGAGAACCTCTTCGGCGCCGTCAACGCGGTGACCGCGAAGGCCGTCACGCACATCCCGGAGCGCGTCGACGAGAAAGGCGAGCGGTACGCCGCGACGGCCGACGACTCCGCGTACGCGATCTTCGAGCTCGAAGGCGGGATCATCGCCCAGCTCAACTCGTCCTGGTGCGTGCGGGTCCACCGCGACGAACTGGTCGAGTTCCAGGTCGACGGCACCAAGGGCAGCGTCGTCGCGGGCCTGCACAAATGCGTCATCCAGCCGAGGGAGGCCACGCCGAAGCCGGTGTGGAACCCCGACCTCGCCGAGACGCGGTCGTACCGTTCGCAGTGGCAGGAAGTGCCGGACAACGAGGACTTCGGCAACGGTTTCCGCGCACAGTGGGAGCAGTTCGTCCGCCACGTCGTGGAGGACGCGCCGCATCCGTACGACTTCATGGCGGGTGTGCGCGGCATCCGGCTCGCGGAAGCCGGCCTCGAGTCCTCGCGCGAGAACCGCCGGGTCTCGCTGGCCTAACGGCCGAAAACCGCTCCCGGGTCTTCCGCGATCAGCACCGAGATCTCCCGGATCTTGCGGTTCGTGTGCTGCGACGCCTCGGTGAGCCAGCGGAAGGCTTCCTCGGCGTTCAGCTCCAGACGCGCCATCACGATCCCCTTCGCGGTGGCGATGGCGTCCCTGGTCTCCAACGCGGCGACCAGGGTCTCCGCCTGTCGTTCGGCGGCGGCCCAGCGGGACGCGGTCAGGATGATCGCCGAGATCGCCGAGGTGAACATCGCGACCAGGGCCGCCTCGACCGGATCGAAGGCGTTCTCCTCGAAGCTCCAGACGTTGAGGGCGCCGGACAGCGACTCGGTCTCGCGCCGCTTGAAGTGGGATTCGTCGGGGACGAACAGCGGACAGGCCAGCGCGGTCCGCACGCCGAGCTGTTCCGCGGCGGCCGTGAAGTCCGGCCAGCGCGCGGCCGCGTCGGCGTCGAGCGGGGTGCGGACGATCGAGCCGCTCTCGGCGGCTTTCAGACAGGGGCCCTCGTCCGCGCTGTACTGCGCCTTGTCCAGGGCCAGCAGGGATTCGTCGGTGGCGGCGACGGTGCTCGGTTCGCTGCCGGAATACAGCGTGACCGTGGCCGCGTCCGCGCCCGGCAGCAGGCCGACCACCTTCTTCGCCACCCGTTCCA is from Amycolatopsis lurida and encodes:
- a CDS encoding MerR family transcriptional regulator, producing the protein MRIGELAERTGTSRRLLRYYEEQGLIVSERLPNGYRDYAEPSVDRVIQVRGLLDAGLPTRIIKQILPCLDKPRQIYFPDATPEMLGTLEAERDRMTRRAECLLRNRDAITEYLDAVRAYDPAS
- a CDS encoding MFS transporter, whose protein sequence is MTAKLPLGALLALTTAAFVTVLTEALPAGVLPAMSAGLGVSEAATGQLVTVYAIGTALTAIPLSAATAGWRRKRLLLTGVAGFAVANTVTALSTNYPLTLGARFVAGIAAGVVWALLAGYARRLAPEPVRGKAIAVVMTGIPLALSLGIPAGTFLGGLFGWQVTFSLMSVLALALLGWITLAVPDFPGQDRGGRLPVRRTLAVPGVAAVLFVTLTFVLAHNILYTYIATFLEHVSMGGSVDRILLVFGLASMVSIWFVGLFIDRRLRPLTVAGTLLVAAGATILALLGDNPALVYVAVTLWGLGWGGIPTLLQTAAAQAGDKGGAADIAQAMLVTLWNAAMAGGGIAGGVLLDGFGAESFPWSVLVLLVPTLAVVLVARRHGFTAAVPDDSGSPREPGRQRRAARTRA
- a CDS encoding Gfo/Idh/MocA family protein; amino-acid sequence: MTTRKLGVVMNGVTGRMGYRQHLVRSVLAIREAGGVELADGSRVQLEPVLVGRNADKLEEIATRHGLTRWTTDLDAALGDDDLPLYFDAQLTAVREKSIVRAIDAGKHIYTEKPVAESVEGALALARHAEAAGVKNGVVHDKLYLPGLLKLKRLMDSGFFGQVLSVRGEFGYWVFEGDWQSAQRPSWNYRAEDGGGIVVDMFCHWNYVLENLFGAVNAVTAKAVTHIPERVDEKGERYAATADDSAYAIFELEGGIIAQLNSSWCVRVHRDELVEFQVDGTKGSVVAGLHKCVIQPREATPKPVWNPDLAETRSYRSQWQEVPDNEDFGNGFRAQWEQFVRHVVEDAPHPYDFMAGVRGIRLAEAGLESSRENRRVSLA
- a CDS encoding GAF and ANTAR domain-containing protein — translated: MDQFRDTASALRELTESMRLDEPRDELLERVAKKVVGLLPGADAATVTLYSGSEPSTVAATDESLLALDKAQYSADEGPCLKAAESGSIVRTPLDADAAARWPDFTAAAEQLGVRTALACPLFVPDESHFKRRETESLSGALNVWSFEENAFDPVEAALVAMFTSAISAIILTASRWAAAERQAETLVAALETRDAIATAKGIVMARLELNAEEAFRWLTEASQHTNRKIREISVLIAEDPGAVFGR
- a CDS encoding LysR family transcriptional regulator, whose translation is MLNPWRLGLLSRLDTLGTVRAVAKAANLSPSSVSQQLAVLEAETRTRLLERTGRRVRLTPAGRMLARRAREILDHMDTVEAELRGLGEGPAGLVRLGAFQSSIHTIAVPAVNRLTRSHPRLQIELLELEPHVSMPALRVGDADVIITTTDFVEQPLGPDVELVPLATDPIVLVVPTGHPAAGRGPADLAAYASEPWAFDVPQSYMANLATRLCREAGFEPRVIARFSNYMMTLQHVEAGLSIALLPGLAVDRRYRVATRELATPVDRSITAAIRRGSAPRAAVDLVLEAIRSHPELPL
- a CDS encoding alpha/beta fold hydrolase: MPRLPIGELLDVNGVAVHVRQDGAGPPLVLLHGYCGSVHWFDRLTVGLAARHRVIRVDLLGHGCTGGSSGFDAASQARMVAAVLDSLDVEDVLVAGHSFGADVAVALAAISPRVGSLVLIGQAPDYSYASFPPGSAVLLPMVSALVRRVADRRWVRFASRFRRGGWFDDPSQDLADHAVTAPAMARVVLVDRARVLAARPLDEQLAALALPCLVILGRRDRFYDCDKTFARYSAVGARVEVVEDAGHSPFLERPGEVARLLRDFRAREW
- a CDS encoding aspartate aminotransferase family protein yields the protein MAAPITDLSSTDRFWADADRHLVRYAGAGDFTREIIDHAAGSYLFTESGRRILDFTSGQMSAILGHSHPEIVETVRRQIGSLDHLFSGMLSRPVVDLARRLAETLPSPLEKALLLTTGAESNEAAIRMAKLVTGKHEIVSFARSWHGMTQAAANATYSAGRKGYGPTAPGNFAIPAPNAYRPDFLTPEGELDWKRQLDFGFEMIDAQSVGSLAACIVEPILSSGGIIEPPVGYFAALQEKCRERGMLLILDEAQTGLCRTGNWYAFERDGVVPDILTLSKTLGAGLPLAAVITSAEIEQEAHDRGYLFFTTHVADPLVAAVGNTVLDVLTRDRLDERATELGAFLRRGLDDLAARHPVVGDIRGRGLLVGVELVVDRATKHSSDELGALVTRRCLELGLHMNIVQLPGMGGVFRIAPPLTATEDELSEGLAVLDQAIGDAGARWS